The Exiguobacterium aurantiacum DSM 6208 genome includes a window with the following:
- the addA gene encoding helicase-exonuclease AddAB subunit AddA, with protein sequence MKWTNDQQAAIDARGSHVLVSAAAGSGKTAVLVERLASRLLDENDDLTADRMLVVTFTNAAAAEMKRRIAKALDGALRDDPDNDYIRRQRQMLNRALITTIHSFCLEVIRENYYLLDLDPAFKIAEERDLVLLQDDVLEEVLEDEYGKQDRAFFALVDAYTSDRGDSEIEELILGLYHYARTLPDPEAYLDELTALYRFEGDPDEEPLLIEFGRILFTDIERALRQLRRVGIELRLAGYEAQAENVLTAIAPFDQVEAESLTWSELETAARAVKFGSMKPVKRQDEHHIYHTVLKPAYDQAKKKFSDALGQASVSGADHLEALVSQRPLVETLVRTVRTFATAYEQAKRDRAFVDFSDLEHYALAILREGEAPSAVASLYKQRFAEVLVDEYQDTNEIQETIIGLVSNEAEHSGNLFMVGDIKQSIYRFRHAEPRLFIDKATRFKQPDSGQRIDLSQNFRSRAEVLHGINDLFVQLMDEEVGEIEYDEAARLVPGREYEALEANPELILVNGQSRDLSKQELEGRAIATRILELVSGEEPFKVTDDETGMLRSCEYRDIVILVRSKKERVEQLMDILTQYNIPAYTDSDGGYFQATEIRMMLAVLKLIDNPLQDIPLAGALRSPMFGFTDEDLAKIRLESEDSFFDALKMKADEEDDLGLKCGTVLDQLSAWRTFARNHSLSELIQQVFNDTGFYDFAGGLPGGKGRQENLKALYDRALSYERSGYRGLYRFLRVMDRLQDNGEDLSEARSLGEEENVVRIMTVHKSKGLEFPVTIVAQLGKQFNKRDQMQRVIFHKQYGISLDAIDVVTRTRTETFVKEMIRRDLDRTMKAEEMRVLYVALTRAKEKLILVGTVADPAKQVNDWLHVEQTGATLAADARREAKTYLDWVAPALLKLEGSAPFLEQFGLPALSGTPEAARWTYRVIGEEDLAEVATLQEMMAQLHHVKHFEAIDFPVKREAAVTETVRRAFDYIYPAQVATETAAKQTVTELKRALQLEQAAFEETFRPTDTPYREPKWKQTRQTGAERGTTLHLLFQLIDPNEPIAPQIDRFENHNMLSPVEAETARLAIPDLETFFDAPVGQALAEALRAGRAWRELPFTYTVPAERVNPNETFTDERVLIQGIIDCLYDNGEMYVLLDYKSDSVLSMSASREAAAHMLVDRYAVQLSLYREAIESIWGITVGQTLIYSLDLQDVVVL encoded by the coding sequence ATGAAGTGGACGAATGATCAACAAGCCGCCATCGATGCGAGAGGTTCACACGTGCTCGTCTCGGCGGCCGCCGGTTCAGGGAAGACGGCGGTTCTCGTCGAACGACTCGCCAGCCGTTTGCTCGACGAGAACGATGACTTGACGGCGGATCGGATGCTCGTCGTCACGTTTACGAACGCGGCGGCGGCCGAAATGAAGCGCCGTATCGCCAAAGCGCTCGACGGGGCACTTCGAGACGACCCGGATAACGACTACATCCGACGGCAACGTCAAATGCTCAACCGGGCGCTCATCACGACGATCCACTCGTTCTGTCTAGAGGTGATCCGCGAGAACTACTACTTGCTCGACCTTGACCCGGCGTTCAAAATCGCCGAGGAGCGCGATTTAGTGTTGCTTCAAGACGATGTCCTCGAAGAAGTGCTCGAAGACGAGTATGGGAAGCAAGATCGTGCCTTTTTCGCCCTCGTCGACGCGTACACGTCAGATCGGGGCGACAGTGAGATCGAAGAACTTATCCTCGGGCTGTATCATTACGCCCGGACGCTCCCGGACCCGGAAGCGTATTTAGATGAATTGACCGCCCTTTATCGTTTTGAAGGGGATCCGGACGAGGAACCGCTCTTAATCGAATTCGGTCGTATCTTGTTCACCGATATCGAGCGGGCGCTCCGGCAGTTACGCCGCGTCGGCATCGAGCTACGGCTCGCCGGGTACGAAGCGCAAGCTGAGAACGTCTTGACCGCCATCGCCCCGTTCGATCAGGTCGAGGCCGAGTCGCTCACGTGGAGCGAACTCGAGACGGCCGCCCGTGCCGTCAAATTCGGGTCGATGAAACCTGTCAAACGGCAAGACGAACATCACATTTACCATACGGTGTTGAAGCCGGCTTACGACCAAGCCAAGAAAAAATTTAGCGACGCCCTCGGACAGGCGAGCGTGAGCGGGGCCGACCATCTCGAGGCGCTCGTGTCACAGCGTCCGCTCGTCGAGACGCTCGTCCGGACGGTCCGGACGTTCGCGACTGCATACGAACAGGCGAAACGGGACCGGGCGTTCGTCGACTTCAGTGATCTGGAGCATTACGCCCTGGCCATTTTGCGGGAAGGCGAGGCACCCTCGGCGGTCGCGTCGCTTTATAAGCAACGGTTCGCCGAAGTGCTCGTCGATGAATATCAAGATACGAACGAGATTCAAGAGACGATCATCGGTCTCGTCAGCAATGAAGCCGAACATAGCGGTAACTTGTTCATGGTCGGTGACATCAAGCAATCGATCTACCGGTTCCGACACGCGGAACCGCGTCTGTTCATCGACAAAGCGACACGTTTCAAACAACCCGATTCCGGTCAGCGCATCGATTTGTCGCAGAATTTCCGGAGCCGGGCCGAGGTGCTCCACGGCATCAACGACTTGTTCGTCCAACTGATGGATGAGGAGGTCGGTGAAATCGAATACGATGAGGCGGCTCGTCTCGTCCCCGGGCGTGAATATGAAGCGCTCGAAGCGAACCCGGAACTCATCCTCGTCAACGGTCAGAGCCGTGACTTATCCAAACAAGAACTTGAAGGGCGCGCCATCGCGACGAGGATTTTAGAACTCGTTTCCGGAGAGGAGCCGTTCAAAGTGACGGATGACGAGACGGGGATGCTCCGGTCTTGCGAATACCGGGATATCGTCATTTTGGTCCGCTCGAAGAAGGAACGGGTCGAGCAACTGATGGACATCTTGACACAATACAACATCCCGGCCTATACCGATTCTGACGGCGGCTATTTCCAAGCGACTGAGATTCGGATGATGCTGGCCGTCCTCAAGCTGATCGATAATCCGCTGCAAGATATCCCGCTCGCCGGGGCGCTCCGCTCCCCGATGTTCGGCTTCACGGATGAAGACTTGGCCAAAATCCGACTCGAGTCGGAAGATTCGTTCTTTGACGCCCTTAAGATGAAAGCGGACGAAGAAGATGATCTCGGTTTAAAATGCGGCACCGTTCTCGATCAGCTGTCGGCGTGGCGTACGTTCGCCCGAAACCACAGCTTATCGGAACTGATTCAGCAAGTGTTCAACGACACCGGCTTTTATGATTTTGCCGGGGGTCTTCCGGGCGGGAAAGGACGTCAAGAAAACTTGAAGGCGCTCTACGACCGCGCCTTGTCCTATGAACGGAGCGGCTATCGCGGATTGTATCGCTTCCTGCGGGTGATGGACCGGTTACAAGACAACGGTGAGGATCTATCGGAAGCCCGTTCGCTCGGGGAAGAAGAGAACGTCGTCCGGATCATGACGGTGCATAAATCAAAAGGACTCGAGTTCCCGGTGACGATCGTCGCCCAGCTCGGGAAACAGTTCAACAAACGCGATCAAATGCAACGGGTCATCTTCCATAAACAATACGGCATCTCACTCGACGCGATTGACGTCGTCACGCGGACACGCACCGAGACGTTCGTCAAGGAGATGATTCGCCGCGACCTCGATCGGACGATGAAAGCCGAGGAGATGCGTGTCTTGTACGTCGCTTTGACGAGGGCGAAAGAAAAATTGATCTTGGTCGGCACCGTAGCCGATCCGGCGAAACAAGTAAACGATTGGCTCCATGTCGAACAGACCGGTGCGACACTTGCGGCCGACGCACGGCGTGAGGCGAAGACGTATCTTGACTGGGTCGCCCCGGCGCTCTTGAAATTAGAAGGGTCGGCGCCGTTCCTCGAACAGTTCGGATTGCCGGCCTTGTCGGGGACACCGGAAGCGGCGAGATGGACGTATCGGGTCATCGGGGAAGAGGACCTGGCCGAAGTCGCGACACTGCAAGAGATGATGGCCCAGCTCCATCACGTCAAGCATTTCGAGGCGATCGACTTCCCGGTCAAACGAGAAGCAGCAGTGACCGAGACGGTCCGCCGTGCGTTCGACTACATTTACCCGGCCCAAGTGGCGACAGAGACGGCAGCGAAGCAGACGGTCACAGAATTGAAGCGGGCGTTGCAACTTGAACAAGCGGCGTTTGAAGAGACGTTCCGGCCGACCGATACACCGTATCGGGAGCCGAAATGGAAACAGACGCGACAGACCGGTGCCGAACGCGGGACGACGTTGCACCTGTTGTTCCAATTGATCGACCCGAACGAGCCGATCGCACCGCAAATCGACCGCTTCGAGAATCACAATATGTTGAGCCCGGTCGAAGCAGAGACGGCACGACTCGCCATCCCGGATCTAGAAACGTTCTTTGACGCTCCGGTCGGGCAAGCCTTGGCAGAGGCGCTTCGGGCAGGTCGCGCATGGCGTGAGTTGCCGTTCACGTACACGGTACCGGCCGAGCGCGTCAACCCGAACGAGACGTTCACGGACGAGCGCGTGCTCATCCAAGGGATCATCGATTGTCTGTACGATAACGGAGAGATGTACGTCTTGCTTGACTACAAATCGGATTCGGTATTATCAATGAGCGCGTCCCGCGAAGCGGCGGCTCACATGCTCGTCGACCGGTATGCGGTCCAGTTGTCGCTGTACCGTGAGGCGATCGAGTCGATTTGGGGCATCACGGTCGGCCAGACGCTCATTTACTCGTTAGACTTACAAGATGTTGTTGTACTATAA
- a CDS encoding globin domain-containing protein, whose protein sequence is MSAYEQFGGERGVSQLVEAFYDLVYADPVLLPLFPDDKERVKQHQFEFLTQLLGGPKLYTDRRGGGNLAMIHRDHPISETHAGHWLGCMEQALKTVDAPEAVKRQLFHRLIMSSSNVVRVCSHHFE, encoded by the coding sequence ATGAGTGCATACGAACAATTCGGCGGCGAACGCGGCGTCTCGCAACTCGTGGAGGCGTTTTACGATCTCGTCTATGCCGATCCAGTATTATTGCCGCTGTTTCCAGATGACAAAGAGCGGGTAAAACAACATCAGTTTGAATTTTTGACACAGCTGCTCGGAGGACCGAAGCTGTATACGGATCGTCGTGGTGGCGGCAACTTGGCGATGATCCATCGGGACCATCCGATTTCTGAGACACACGCCGGGCACTGGCTCGGTTGCATGGAGCAAGCACTGAAGACGGTCGATGCGCCGGAAGCGGTCAAACGCCAGTTGTTCCATCGATTGATCATGTCGTCGTCGAACGTCGTCCGTGTCTGCTCGCACCATTTTGAGTAG
- a CDS encoding efflux RND transporter permease subunit — MFFQQMIERGKLVIVFLLVAIIVGVLTFFQLPKREIPETSINIVLVQTPYPGATAEAVERNVTSVLEDELRSIEGVENVTSLSASEFSNITVEYEDGVNKSELQANVRQAVSDAQSRLPEEALAPTVNDSVGQLPVASYLLTADDRESLETIRGNVEQLEERLLRTTGVTGVTIKGLPETEFVVSLDSEALGERQLAFPDVLTAINEEYKTTPLGRQSTEDGIYQLAIDSLTNVNDMDQVVVGSFEGEPVLLADVGTVEEAPKAVTDLVSLDGKPAVSFTVTIEPGQDIPTLQERVDAVVASEVGDLDSVELVTYSDQAKAVDAIFSSLTREFLIAMIAVIVVTTIGLTFTGSLIVSLAIPLSFLLALIPLRFTGVDLNQISIIGAIIALGILVDDAIVVNDNILRRYRKGDSAMLGAVRGTKEVWGSIVTSTLAVVFAFLPLTLLSGANGNFIRALPTVLALSVLASMVISLTLVPIAQYWLNRKQVRVSKREPGWLGGPLNRLSNFYADKLLPVVAKRPWTFGLVGFVITTALYGLILLTPFEFFPAANRPEVVTSVTFPVQTNLEETERRLQQMEAEFQDVDGVVETSVFAGGGLPSLFTGGLDQSGENTGQIVVRVDNDRIDAIQLIDRYTTQLRENYPDAEIFLETQQQGPPASAPVEFTMRGETIDQLVDARDTVKAELEAIDGALVLDDIKEPFQTLTYELDREAMASAGVTAKTISDQIRLVSDGVPIGTFDDGIEQRDVKIVIDAEANREALALDDILVPVEAETGPPVAPLSTFVTETTTEQIQQIPRENGERTVTLRIYPTEGMDEEAFKSDVDRVLEDAQAGLTDDGISFAQTGSSDTQNEFFLELATLFVVVLFLIFLIIAFQFNSLSLPLLVLFTIYLAIAGAVVGLFVTQTPFSFMASMGMVSLAGIVVRNAVVLFEFIEQGIRQGMAVTTAVYEAGRARIRPILLTALTAVVALLPVALGSDPLFKPLAIGIVSGIMFSTILTLVLVPAYYLILAKRRHRDKPFTE; from the coding sequence ATGTTTTTTCAACAAATGATTGAGCGAGGAAAACTCGTCATCGTGTTTTTACTCGTCGCAATCATCGTCGGCGTGCTCACGTTCTTCCAATTGCCGAAGCGTGAAATCCCAGAAACGAGCATCAACATCGTGCTCGTCCAGACGCCATATCCAGGGGCGACTGCTGAGGCGGTCGAACGAAACGTCACGAGCGTGCTCGAGGACGAATTAAGGAGCATCGAAGGGGTGGAGAACGTCACATCACTTTCGGCGTCCGAGTTCTCGAACATCACGGTCGAATATGAGGACGGCGTGAACAAATCCGAACTCCAGGCGAACGTGCGCCAAGCCGTGTCGGATGCACAGTCGCGTCTGCCGGAAGAGGCACTCGCGCCGACTGTCAACGATTCCGTTGGTCAACTCCCAGTCGCGTCTTACTTGTTGACGGCGGATGACCGCGAATCGCTTGAGACGATTCGAGGAAACGTCGAACAGTTAGAAGAACGCCTGTTACGTACGACCGGTGTGACGGGCGTGACGATCAAAGGGCTTCCGGAAACAGAGTTTGTCGTCTCACTCGACTCGGAAGCGCTTGGGGAACGTCAGCTCGCCTTCCCGGACGTGTTGACGGCCATCAATGAAGAATACAAGACGACGCCACTCGGCCGTCAATCGACGGAAGATGGCATCTATCAGCTTGCGATCGATAGCCTGACGAATGTCAATGACATGGACCAAGTCGTCGTCGGATCGTTCGAAGGAGAGCCGGTGTTGCTCGCAGACGTCGGTACGGTCGAGGAAGCGCCGAAAGCGGTGACCGATCTCGTCTCGCTCGACGGAAAGCCGGCCGTCTCGTTCACGGTGACGATTGAGCCGGGCCAAGACATCCCGACGCTTCAGGAACGGGTCGACGCAGTCGTCGCCTCGGAAGTCGGGGACCTCGACAGCGTCGAGCTCGTCACCTATTCTGACCAGGCGAAAGCGGTCGATGCGATCTTCTCCTCGCTCACACGCGAATTTTTGATTGCGATGATCGCGGTCATTGTCGTGACGACGATTGGCTTGACGTTTACGGGATCCCTTATCGTCAGTTTGGCGATCCCGCTCTCGTTCTTGCTCGCTTTGATCCCGCTTCGCTTCACCGGGGTCGATTTGAACCAAATCTCAATCATCGGCGCGATCATCGCGCTCGGGATTCTCGTCGATGACGCCATCGTCGTCAACGACAATATTTTGCGCCGCTACCGGAAAGGGGACTCGGCGATGCTCGGGGCCGTTCGCGGAACGAAGGAAGTGTGGGGGTCGATCGTCACGTCGACGCTCGCCGTCGTCTTCGCTTTCTTACCGCTCACCTTGCTTTCAGGAGCGAACGGGAACTTCATCCGGGCCCTTCCGACCGTGCTCGCCTTGTCGGTGCTCGCGTCGATGGTCATCAGTTTGACGCTCGTCCCGATCGCGCAATATTGGTTGAACCGGAAGCAAGTCCGCGTCTCGAAACGCGAGCCGGGATGGCTCGGCGGACCGCTCAATCGGTTGAGTAACTTCTATGCGGACAAATTGCTCCCTGTCGTCGCGAAACGGCCATGGACGTTTGGCCTCGTCGGATTCGTCATCACGACGGCACTCTACGGTCTCATCTTATTGACGCCGTTCGAGTTCTTCCCGGCGGCGAACCGGCCGGAAGTCGTGACGAGCGTCACGTTCCCGGTCCAGACGAACCTTGAAGAGACGGAACGCCGCTTGCAACAGATGGAAGCCGAATTCCAAGACGTAGACGGTGTCGTCGAGACGTCCGTCTTCGCTGGTGGCGGGCTACCGAGCCTGTTCACGGGCGGGCTTGACCAGTCAGGGGAAAACACAGGACAAATCGTCGTCCGCGTCGATAATGACCGAATCGACGCGATTCAACTGATCGACCGTTACACGACCCAACTGCGTGAAAATTATCCCGATGCGGAAATTTTCTTAGAAACGCAGCAACAAGGACCGCCGGCTTCGGCTCCGGTCGAGTTCACGATGCGCGGGGAGACGATCGACCAGCTCGTTGACGCCCGGGACACGGTGAAAGCCGAGCTCGAGGCGATTGACGGTGCCCTCGTTCTCGACGACATTAAAGAGCCGTTCCAGACGCTCACGTATGAACTCGACCGTGAAGCGATGGCGTCGGCCGGTGTGACGGCGAAGACGATCAGCGATCAGATTCGTCTCGTCTCGGACGGTGTCCCGATCGGTACGTTCGATGATGGAATCGAGCAACGGGACGTTAAAATCGTCATCGATGCCGAAGCCAATCGTGAGGCGCTCGCGCTAGACGACATTCTCGTTCCGGTCGAGGCAGAGACAGGTCCCCCGGTCGCTCCGCTCAGTACGTTCGTCACGGAGACGACGACCGAGCAAATTCAACAAATCCCACGGGAGAACGGAGAGCGGACGGTCACGCTTCGCATCTATCCGACCGAAGGGATGGACGAGGAAGCGTTCAAGTCGGACGTCGACCGCGTGCTAGAAGACGCACAGGCCGGCTTGACTGACGATGGGATCTCATTCGCCCAGACCGGGTCGAGTGATACACAAAACGAGTTCTTCCTTGAACTCGCGACGCTGTTCGTCGTCGTCTTGTTCTTGATCTTCTTGATTATCGCGTTCCAGTTCAACTCGTTGTCCTTGCCGCTACTCGTCTTGTTCACGATTTACTTGGCCATCGCCGGTGCGGTCGTCGGTCTGTTCGTGACGCAGACACCGTTTAGTTTCATGGCCTCGATGGGGATGGTCTCGCTCGCCGGGATCGTCGTTCGGAATGCGGTCGTCTTGTTTGAATTCATCGAGCAGGGCATTCGCCAAGGGATGGCGGTCACGACGGCCGTGTATGAGGCGGGCCGTGCCCGGATCCGTCCGATCTTGCTGACGGCACTCACGGCGGTCGTCGCCTTGTTGCCGGTCGCCCTCGGCAGTGACCCGCTCTTTAAGCCGCTCGCGATTGGAATCGTCTCCGGGATCATGTTCTCGACGATTCTGACACTCGTCCTCGTGCCGGCGTACTACTTGATTTTGGCGAAACGTCGCCACCGTGACAAACCGTTCACGGAATGA
- the addB gene encoding helicase-exonuclease AddAB subunit AddB produces MTVTFHVGRSGSGKSEWMIGRIIEELKRDPSGPTIYLLVPDQMSFEMERKMAMTDGLTGSTRVQVLSMRRLAFLMMRDHGISTEQFLDQTGTHLLLRRVVEMNEERLTLFRRTMNQYGFYEELNDLITLLKRGLVDPEQLLRLSEQDKHRALKLQDLSILYEGFLSMTAGKALHAEDYFNVMLGLLPEVDLAGTEFYVDGFNEFSEQELAVLTALAEKAPLSVLLTIDPESLYRPHPLFGPTQRTIMRFKELLAERQIRATDVPHEGVRRFTHPSLAYLEATFGHVTAAPYTREENHVTLEAAVDRSVEVEAAVREVMRLVREENFRYRDIAFVSRSLEEYGDLASQALQKAALPFFLDERQPMLDHPVVELLKAAIEVALRGYREEPVFRALKTELILLDAEHRRTSVDRLEAFVIERGIKHYHWHDEWQLKRRAEDEAKLTGEELDLEASLNRYRQTVVETFDPLLADLKAAKTMQAYTHAIYHFLERIEVASCLAYWREEALEEARLIEAREHTQVWDAVLHLLEQLEAAAPDETLSTELFLQMMDTGLDSLRYALVPPSLDQLTVTDYVRGRLIDNKVVFLLGANEDQIPLVATQSKLLTDHDLDFMHENGVRAGKATEHLFDDETYYLYKALTAPSHRLYVSYALVDRSGKAIQPAGFVADLKAKLLNGKPVKTNFAEAGEHRPAEQLRFITNVNQTAAVTALELQRLSRHYPIQDTWFAVYNELLRHPEGRERIRLLTSALFYQNVPDPLSKDVAKSLYTNSIRASVSRLETFQACPFRHFASYGLRLKERRLYRLEAPDIGNLYHRTIEHMSQTVKMDGKEWRDVSRDECASLAESAVELVTPEIQHAILMSSNRYGYLKKKLTDVVSKTAEVLIEQSKRDGFDPVAFELAFGSGNFPPVSFTLSNGATCELVGRIDRVDTAQVHDQLYVRIVDYKSSKRDIDFAEIYYGLAMQMLIYLKVLIEQADAWTQENVAPAAALYFHVHRPLVTPAETDADTKRKVLESYQMQGLLVDDPEVLDVMDRTAKGDTKKSIVIPVKYKKDGTIDSNTAKKVVTPPQLEQLMDHAIDVAETSAEAMYDGAIGVEPYEYKERRPCQTCPYQSVCHFDEALANAPRQLKKLEKDDVLSRLGGDADEVDE; encoded by the coding sequence ATGACGGTCACTTTTCACGTCGGACGTTCGGGCAGCGGCAAGAGCGAATGGATGATTGGGCGCATCATCGAAGAGCTGAAGCGCGACCCGAGCGGACCGACCATCTATTTGTTGGTCCCGGATCAAATGTCGTTTGAGATGGAACGGAAGATGGCGATGACCGACGGCTTGACCGGGTCGACCCGGGTGCAAGTACTGTCGATGCGTCGTCTCGCCTTTTTAATGATGCGCGATCACGGCATCTCGACCGAGCAATTTTTAGACCAGACGGGGACGCACCTGTTGTTGCGCCGTGTCGTCGAGATGAACGAGGAACGGCTGACGCTGTTCCGCCGGACGATGAACCAATATGGCTTTTATGAAGAGTTGAATGATTTGATCACGCTGTTGAAGCGGGGGCTAGTCGACCCGGAACAGTTGCTTCGGCTGAGCGAGCAAGACAAGCACCGCGCGTTGAAGCTTCAAGACTTATCGATCCTGTACGAAGGCTTCTTGTCGATGACAGCCGGCAAGGCACTCCACGCCGAAGACTACTTCAATGTCATGCTCGGGCTGTTGCCCGAAGTCGACCTTGCGGGCACCGAGTTTTACGTCGACGGGTTCAACGAGTTTTCCGAGCAAGAGCTCGCCGTTCTCACTGCCTTGGCGGAAAAAGCGCCGCTCTCCGTGTTGTTGACGATCGACCCGGAATCCCTCTATCGCCCACATCCGCTCTTTGGACCGACGCAGCGAACGATCATGCGGTTCAAAGAGCTGCTCGCCGAACGGCAAATCCGTGCGACCGATGTGCCACACGAAGGGGTGCGACGGTTCACCCACCCGAGCCTCGCTTACCTCGAGGCGACGTTCGGTCACGTGACGGCAGCACCGTACACACGAGAAGAAAACCATGTCACACTTGAAGCGGCTGTCGATCGGTCCGTCGAAGTCGAGGCGGCGGTACGAGAAGTGATGCGGCTCGTCCGGGAAGAGAACTTCCGGTATCGGGACATCGCGTTCGTGTCGCGTTCACTCGAAGAATACGGCGACTTGGCCTCACAGGCACTCCAGAAGGCGGCGTTGCCGTTCTTCCTGGACGAACGGCAGCCGATGCTCGATCATCCTGTCGTCGAACTACTGAAAGCGGCGATCGAGGTCGCTTTGCGTGGATACCGGGAAGAACCGGTGTTTCGGGCGCTTAAAACCGAGCTCATCTTGCTCGACGCCGAGCATCGACGTACGTCCGTCGATCGGCTCGAGGCGTTCGTCATCGAACGTGGCATCAAACATTACCATTGGCATGACGAATGGCAACTGAAACGGCGCGCCGAGGACGAGGCGAAACTGACAGGGGAGGAACTCGACCTCGAGGCGTCGCTCAATCGCTATCGCCAGACCGTCGTCGAGACGTTCGACCCGCTGCTTGCCGACTTGAAAGCGGCGAAGACGATGCAAGCGTACACGCACGCGATCTATCACTTCCTAGAGCGGATCGAGGTCGCTTCCTGCTTGGCGTATTGGCGGGAAGAGGCGCTCGAGGAGGCAAGGTTGATCGAGGCGCGTGAACATACGCAAGTGTGGGATGCCGTGCTCCACCTACTCGAACAACTTGAGGCGGCAGCACCAGACGAGACGCTATCGACCGAGCTGTTCCTTCAAATGATGGACACGGGGCTCGACAGTCTTCGCTACGCGCTCGTCCCGCCTTCCCTCGATCAGTTGACGGTCACCGACTACGTGCGGGGACGCTTGATCGATAATAAAGTCGTATTCTTGCTTGGCGCCAACGAAGACCAAATCCCGCTCGTCGCGACGCAGTCGAAGCTGTTGACTGATCACGATCTCGACTTTATGCACGAGAACGGGGTCCGGGCCGGCAAGGCGACGGAACATTTGTTTGATGATGAGACGTACTACCTATATAAAGCATTGACAGCACCGAGCCATCGGTTGTATGTGAGCTATGCCTTGGTCGACCGGAGCGGGAAGGCGATTCAGCCAGCCGGTTTCGTCGCCGACTTGAAAGCGAAGCTCTTGAACGGGAAGCCGGTCAAGACGAATTTCGCGGAAGCGGGTGAGCATCGACCGGCTGAACAGCTCCGATTCATCACGAACGTCAACCAGACGGCGGCGGTGACAGCGCTCGAGCTCCAACGGTTGAGCCGACATTATCCGATTCAAGACACATGGTTTGCCGTCTATAACGAACTGTTGCGGCATCCTGAAGGCCGTGAACGGATTCGTCTGCTGACGAGCGCCTTGTTTTATCAGAACGTGCCCGATCCGCTATCGAAAGACGTCGCGAAATCGCTCTACACGAACTCGATTCGGGCGAGCGTCTCGCGCCTGGAGACGTTCCAGGCCTGTCCGTTCCGTCACTTCGCCAGCTACGGCTTGCGCTTGAAGGAACGCCGTCTGTACCGGTTAGAGGCGCCGGATATCGGTAACTTGTATCACCGGACGATCGAACACATGTCTCAGACGGTGAAGATGGACGGAAAAGAATGGCGTGACGTCAGCCGGGACGAATGTGCATCGCTCGCTGAGTCAGCCGTCGAGCTTGTCACGCCAGAAATCCAACATGCGATCTTGATGAGTTCAAACCGTTACGGCTACTTGAAGAAAAAACTGACGGACGTCGTCAGCAAGACGGCGGAAGTGTTGATTGAACAGTCGAAGCGGGACGGGTTCGATCCCGTAGCGTTCGAGCTCGCGTTTGGCAGCGGCAATTTCCCGCCGGTCTCGTTCACCCTCAGCAACGGGGCGACGTGCGAACTCGTCGGCCGGATTGACCGGGTCGACACGGCACAGGTCCACGACCAGCTTTACGTCCGCATCGTCGATTACAAGTCGAGCAAGCGTGATATCGACTTCGCTGAAATATATTATGGGCTGGCGATGCAGATGCTCATCTATTTGAAAGTGTTGATCGAGCAGGCAGACGCTTGGACGCAAGAGAACGTCGCTCCGGCGGCGGCTCTTTATTTCCACGTCCACCGCCCGCTCGTCACCCCGGCTGAAACAGACGCGGATACGAAGCGGAAAGTGCTCGAGTCGTATCAGATGCAAGGACTGCTCGTCGATGACCCGGAAGTGCTCGACGTCATGGACCGAACGGCGAAGGGCGACACGAAAAAGTCGATCGTCATCCCGGTCAAATACAAAAAAGACGGGACAATCGATTCGAATACGGCGAAAAAAGTTGTCACCCCGCCGCAGCTCGAGCAACTGATGGACCATGCGATCGACGTCGCCGAAACGAGTGCCGAGGCGATGTACGACGGCGCGATCGGTGTCGAACCATATGAGTACAAAGAGCGCCGGCCGTGTCAAACGTGCCCGTACCAAAGTGTATGTCACTTCGACGAGGCGCTCGCCAATGCGCCGCGACAATTGAAGAAACTAGAGAAAGATGACGTCTTGTCAAGATTAGGAGGGGATGCGGATGAAGTGGACGAATGA
- a CDS encoding competence protein ComK, which yields MTQLTNDTRALLPVFNEYGEAETLVYQPDGVHRLKGSPMHLLETACLYYGSSIQGRIEAARYVLGPHRKTPVVMDWHADAVFFPTIAKESPDCAWINFQHVTDIKRCQDGTRIQFLTGESVEVNVSDHTVSRQKQRSIEISYAFQKRIHNSTFSRT from the coding sequence ATGACGCAGTTGACGAATGACACTAGAGCTTTGCTTCCGGTATTTAACGAGTATGGGGAGGCCGAGACGCTCGTCTATCAGCCAGACGGGGTACATCGGCTGAAAGGTTCACCGATGCATTTGCTCGAGACGGCCTGTCTCTATTATGGGTCGAGCATACAAGGACGAATCGAGGCGGCGCGATACGTGCTCGGTCCGCATCGCAAGACGCCGGTCGTCATGGACTGGCACGCGGATGCCGTCTTTTTCCCGACCATCGCCAAGGAAAGTCCAGATTGTGCGTGGATCAATTTCCAGCACGTCACCGATATTAAACGTTGTCAGGACGGGACGCGCATCCAATTCTTGACCGGCGAATCCGTCGAAGTGAACGTGTCGGACCATACCGTCTCGCGTCAAAAACAGCGCTCGATTGAAATCTCCTATGCGTTCCAAAAACGAATTCACAACAGCACATTCAGCCGCACGTAA